The sequence below is a genomic window from Acidobacteriota bacterium.
TCCGGCTTGTTCACCTGGCGGGCCCGCGCCAGAGCGAGGGCATCCGCCGGCACGTCGTCCGTGATGCACGAGCCGGCCGCGACGTACGCCCCGCGCTCGACCGTCACCGGCGCAACCAGTTGCGTCCCGCTGCCGACGAAGACGTCTTCCCCGATCGTCGTCCGGTGCTTGGCCGCGCCATCGAAGTTGCAGGTGATGGTCCCGGCGCCGATGTTGGCGCCGGCGCCGACCGCGGCATCGCCGACGTAGCTCAGGTGGCCCGCCTTGGCGCCGGCGCCGAGCGTCGCCTTCTTCAGCTCCACGAAGTTGCCCACCTTCGCCTCCGCGCCGACGGTGGAGCCGGGACGAATATGCGCGAAGGGACCGACGCGGGCCGCACTGGCGACCTCGGCATCGATGATAACGGAATGGTTGTTCACCGTGACGTCGTCGCCGACGACCGAGTTCACGATCCGGACGCCGGCATGCAGCTCGCAACGGGCGCCGATGGACGTGCGCCCCTCGAGGATGACGCCCGGGTGAATCACCGTATCGGGCCCTACGTCGACGTCGACGTCGACGTAGGCGGTCGCCGGGTCGACGATGGTGACGCCCGCCGCCATCATTTCCTCGTTCTTTCGATGACGCATCAGCGAACCTGCTTCCGCCAGCTCGCGCCGGCTGTTGATGCCGCGGATCTCGTCGGCCGCCGCGACCACGGTCTCCACGTCGAGTCCCTGCTCGCGGTACCGCCGCAGGATGCCCGGCAGGTAGCGCTCGCGCTTCGGTCCGGCCTCCGGCACCGCCCGCAACGCCGCGAAGAGCGGTGCGAGATCGAACGCGTAGATGCCGCTGTTGACCTCCCGCAGCGCGCGTTGCGCCGGGGTCGCATCCGCTTCCTCGACCACCTCGGCGACCTGCCCGCCGCGTCGGACGATGCGGCCGTAACCGTACGGGCGCTCGAGCGTGGCCGTCAGGACGGTCGCCGCCGCCCCGGTTCGCTCGTGGGTCTCGGCCAGGGCCTGCGCTGTCCCGGCCGCAACCAGCGGCGCATCACCCATCAGGACGATCAGGGTGCCGTGCTTCCCGGCCAGCATCGGCTCGGCCTGCAGAACCGCATGCGCCGTACCGAGCTGCCGCTGCTGGCGGGCGAAACGCAGCCCGCCGCGGCTGACGGCCAGCTCGCGCTCGACCGCCTCGGCCTGATGGCCCACGACGAGCGTCGTCGACGCGGCGGCGAGCGGATCGGCCGCCCGCAGGACGTGCTCGACCAGCGGGCAGCCCGCGAGCCGGTGCAGCACCTTCGGCCGGCTCGACCGCATGCGGGTGCCCTTGCCGGCCGCCAGCACCAGGACGTGCCGTGCGCTCAATGCCGGCCCCTCGCGCCTTCTATCGCCTGGTACACGCGGCGGCTCGGGACATCGTACTTGGAGGCCAGTGAACGCACGGACGCCCGGCGGGACAGCCCGGATTCTGTCAACAGACCGAATTCACGAAGAAGGTCCGCCCCGGCCGGCACTTCCACGGGAGCCCCGGACACCGGCGCGCGGGCCAGGACGACGGTGAACTCGCCGCGCGGATTCTGCAGTCCGGCCAGCACATCGGGTATAGGTCCAACAACCAAGGACTCGTGGAGCTTGGTCATCTCGCGGCAAACGGCCACGGTTCGGCTGGCGCTCACGGTTTCGAGATCCGCCAGCGACGCGCGAATCCGGTGGGGCGCTTCAAAGAAGACGACCGGCCGCGGCTCGCTCGCCACCTCTGCGTACCACTGTTTTCGGTCTTTTGACCGTGCCGGCGGAAATCCCGCGAACGTGAAAGCGTCCTCCACCATGCCGGACGCGACCAGGGCCGCCAGCACGGCGCTCGCCCCCGGGACCGCCTCTACCCGGAAGCCGGCGTCGAGGGCCGCGCGAGCGAGCCTCCGGCCCGGGTCCGAAATCAGCGGCGTGCCCGCGTCGCTCACCATCGCCATCGTCTGGCCCTCCGCCAGCCGCGCCAGCAGACCGCCCGTCCGGCGGGATTCGTTGTGCTCGTGCAGACTGATGCGCCGCGTCGTGATCCCGTAGTGGTCGAGCAGCCGCGCCGCGCGGCGGGTATCCTCGGCCGCAATCAGGTCGACTTCGCGCAATACCCGTACGGCGCGATACGTCACATCCTCGAGATTCCCGATGGGAGTCGACACGATGTGAAGCGTGCCGGGCGTGAGCGCAGAGGGCACGAGATCTTCAGCAGGCTGCCGCGAGCGACACGATCGGGTCGCGCCAGTATTGTACCATCAAGGGGTCAGCGTAACGTTCCAACCTTCGTGACACGTCCGATGCGCCAGTCGATCACCAGCCACGTCTCCGAACCGCTCTCGCACTTCGTCGAGGAGTACCTTGCCTCTGTCTACGAGATGTACCCGACGGCTGCGGCGGCCGACGGCGTCCATACCCACGACGACCTGCTCGAGGACCTGAGCCGGCCGGCCGTCGACGCGCGCGTCCGCGAGCTCGGCGGCTGGGCGCGCCGACTCGACGGCATCAACCCCTCGGCGCTGACACCGGTCGAGGCGATGGAGCGGCGGATGCTCGGCGACCGGATTCGCGGTCATCTGTTCGCCCTCGAAGAGGTGCGCGGCTGGCAGCGCAATCCGCTGTACTACGCCGACATACTGGCGGAGAGCCTCGCCGGGCAAACCCTCTTCGCCTACGCCGACCTGGCGGAGCGGGCGCGGCGCGTGGGTTCGAAGCTGCGGCAGGTGCCGCGGCTGCTCGACTCTGCGCGGCAGAACGTCACCGAGGCGCCGGGGCTGTTCGTCAAGGTCGGCATCGAGTCGTTCGAGGGACTGCTGACCTTCGTCGAGCGCGACCTGCCGCGCGCATTCCGCGACCTGGAGGACCTGCACCTGCTCGGCGTGCTCGCGGACACGTCGATCGAGGCCACCGACGCCCTGCGCGCGCACATCGCGCACCTGCGGGACGCGGTGGCCCCGCGGAGCCGCGCTTCGTTTCGTCTCGGCCGCGCGCGGTTCGAGCAGAAGCTGCGGCTCGACGAGGGTCTCGACCTGCCGGCCGACCAGTTGCTGGAGATAGCACGGCGGGAGCTGCACGCCGCGCAGGACGAGTTCGCGCGCGTCGCGGCGCAGATCGACCCGGACCCGGCAACGGCGTGGCGGCGGACCCGGGACCGTCATCCGGCGCCGGACGCGCTCATCCGCGAGGCGGGCGCGCAGGTCGAAGCACTGGAGACGTTCCTGACGCGGAAGCGCATCGTGACCGTTCCGGAGCATGTCGGGGTACAGGTGCGGCCGACCCCGGATTTCCACCGCTGGACGGCCGCCAGCCTCTGGACGCCGGGCCCGTTCGAGACGACCCGCCTGCCGGCGTTGTACCACGTCACCAACGTCGACCCGGCCTGGACGGCGGAGCGCCAGGCCGAGCACCTGCGGGACCTGAGCTACGCGACCCTCTCATCGATCGCCGCGCACGAGGTCTTTCCCGGCCATTTTCTGCACGGCGAGCACCTGCGCGCCGTGCGCTCGCCGTGCCGCAAGTCGGGATTCTTCGCGGCGACCTCGTTCGTCGAGGGCTGGGCCCACTACGCGGAGCAGATGGTCCTCGACGAGGGCTTCGAGCGCGGGAATCCCGAGCTGCGGCTGGGCCAGTTGGCCGAGGCGCTGCTCCGCCTCGCCCGCACCGTCGTCGGCATCCGGCTGCACACCGAGGACATGTCCGTCGAGCAGGGGGTCCGCTTCTTCTGCGAGGAGGCGTACATCGAGGAGTCGAGCGCGCGGCAGGAGGCCGAGCGCGCCACGTTCGACCCCGGCGCCGTGCTCTACGCGCTGGGGAAGCTGATGCTGCTCAAGTTGCGCGCCGACGTGAAGGAGGCCGAAGGAGAGAGTTTCTCCCTCCAGCACTTTCACGACCGGCTGCTGGGGCAGGGTTGCCTTCCTTTCTGGATGCACCGGGCGCTGATGGCGGCCGGCGGGCCCGCGATCGAGTAGAGGGAACCCGAGCGTGACGACCCCGCTGTACGTGCGGCTTGCGGTTGCGCTGCCAGTCGTACTCTTCGTCTGGTTCTGCACGCTGATTCCAGCCGTCTCCAGCGGAGAGGCCCTCGTCTGGGAGATGGCATGGCTGCCGCAACTGGGTATCGACCTCGACCTGGTGGTCGACGGTCTGAGCCTGCTGTTCGCCCTGCTGATCACCGGCATCGGCGCGTTCATCTTCCTCTTCGCCGGCGCGTACATGAAGGGCTACCCGCAACGTGGCCGGTTCACCCTTTTTCTCGTCAGCTTCATGCTGGCGATGCTCGGCCTCGTGCTGGCCGACAACCTCGTCGCGCTGTTCGTCTTCTGGGAACTCACCACGATCACCTCGTTCCTGCTCATCGGCTACTCGCATGAGAACACCACCGCCAGGCGCTCCGCTCTGCAGGGACTGCTGGTAACCGGCGCGGGCGCCCTGGCGATGCTGGCCGGCTTCGTCGTCCTGGGTCAGGCCGTCGGCACCTTCAGCCTCCGGGAGATGCTGGCCGACCAGCAGCATTTCGCGGACCACCCGCGCTACACGGCGGTCGTCGTCCTGGTGATGCTCGGAGCCTTCACCAAGTCGGCGCAGTTCCCGTTTCACTTCTGGCTGCCCAACGCGATGGCGGCTCCCACGCCCGTCTCGGCCTATCTGCACTCGGCGACGATGGTCAAGGCAGGCGTCTTCCTGCTGGCCCGCCTGACCCCAGTCCTGGGGGGGACCGCACTCTGGATGGAGACGCTGACCGCCGTGGGAGCGGTGACGGCGGTGTACTCGGCGTTCGTCTCGCTGGGCAGGTCCGACCTGAAACAGGTGCTGGCCTACACCACGATCATGGCGCTCGGCGTGTGCGTCCTGTTTCTCGGATCGCCGACCGACGCGGGGCAGGGCGAGCCGTCGCGCGGGGTTCTGGCGGCGCTTGCGTTCCTGGTCGCGCATGCCCTCTACAAGGCGGCCCTGTTCATGGTTGCCGGGACCATCGAGAAGGCGACCGGCACCCGCGACCTGACCCGGCTCGGCGGTCTGGCGAAGGCCATGCCCGTCACGTTCGCCGCCGCGGTCGCCGCATGCGTCTCGATGGCCGGCGTGCCGCCCTCGATCGGGTTCATCGGCAAGGAGCTGCTGTACACCGTCGGCTTCGCGCCCGACTCCGCCGCCTACCTGTCCTGGGCCGTGTTCTTCGCCGCCGCGCCCATCGCGATCGTGGCGATAGTGCTTGCAATCAAGCCGTTCCTCGGCCCGCGCCCCGAATACCGCACGCCGGCGCGGGAAGGAGTCTGGCAGCTCTGGTGCGGACCGGTCGTGCTGGCCGCGGTCGGCCTCTACTGGGGGTTGTCGCCGCAGTTCCCGTTCATGGAGTTGCTCGTGCCGGCCGAAGCGGTCGTGACCGGGCGTTCCGTGCATGCCGGGGAGGTTCCCTGGCACAGCACGAGCGAGGCCCTCGTGCTGACCCTCGTGACACTGGCCGCGGCCGTCCTGGGATTCTGGAAGCGGGCCGCGGTTGCGGCCGGACTCGCCCGTCTCGGAAGAATCGTTCCGGTCAGCGGCGACCGCGCGTACGACGCAGCCATGAACGGGCTCGCCGCCGTCGCGTCCTGGCAGACCCGGCGGTTGCAGTCGGGCGTCCAGCGGCACTACCTGCTGATCGTATTCGCCACGCTCGGCCTGAGCCTGGCCGTGACCTACTGGATCAAGAACGTGTCCTTCTGGCCCGTGCGGCTGGGGGAAGCCACGTTTCTCGATTGGTCGCTGGCCGCCCTGGTCGCCGCCGCGTCGGTCGTGATAATCCGTACCCGGTCCCGCCTGCTCGGGATTTGCGCACTCGGCGTGGTGGGGATGTCGACGGCGCTGATCTTCCTCACCTTCGGCGCTCCGGACGTCGCGATGACGCAATTGATCGTCGAGACGCTCGTCACGGTGATCGTCGCGATAGTGCTGCTCAAGCTTCCGGACTTCAGAAACGAGATCTGGCCTTCGAGACCCGCACGATTGCGCAACGGGATCGTCGCCGTCACGGTCGGAGTCAGCGTCACTCTGGTGCTGCTCGCCGTGACCGCGTCCCCTCCCCAGCCGGACCTCAGAGACTACTTCGAGCGTACCGCCGTGCCGGGCGGTCAAGGCAGGAACATCGTCAACGTGATCCTGGTCGATTTCCGTGCTCTCGACACCATGGGGGAGATATCGGTGCTCGCGATCGCGGGCGCGGCGGTCTTCGCCCTGCTGCTGCCGGGCCACCGGCAGCGGAAGGGCGTTCCGCCTCCGGGCGCGGAGGCAGCGGCCGCGCGCGCACAGCCGTGGCACGGCGCCACCATGAACACCATGATCCTGCGGGAGACCACTCGCCGGCTGGTCCCGTTGATTCTCGTGTTCTCCGTGTTCCTGCTGTTGCGGGGCCACGAGCACCCCGGCGGCGGCTTCGTCGGCGGGCTGGTCGCGTCGATCGCCTTCAGCCTGTACGCGTTCGTGTTCGGCCCGCAGGCGGCTCGCGGGCTACTGCGCGTGGACCCCCGCGCGGTCGGCGCCGCCGGCCTGGCGGCAGCCATCGCCTCGGGCTTCGTCGGATCGATTCGGGACACCGCCCCGTTCCTGACCGGCCAATGGGGCACCCTGGCGGGGCTGAAGATCGGCACGCCGGTAGTCTTCGACGTCGGTGTCTACCTCGTCGTCGTCGGGGTCGTGCTGACCTTCGTCCTCGGCATCAAGGAGCAGTAGCCGGGCACTTGCAGGCAGCGGGGAAACCACTGATGGAGCCAATCGTCGCAGTGCTGGTCGGCGTCCTGATGGCGGCAACCGTCTATCTGATGCTCAGCCGCAACTTCGTGCGTTTCATCTTCGGGCTGGCGTTGCTCTCCCATGCCGCCAATCTGGTGATCTTCGCCAGCGGAGGCATGACGCGCGCCCGGCCGCCGCTGATTGCGCCGGGAGAGTCCGCGCCCCTCCCCGGCATCTCGAACGCCGTGCCCCAAGCGTTGATTCTGACCGCGATCGTGATCTCTTTCAGCCTGCTCACGTTCGCGCTGGTGCTCGCCTTCCGGACCTACCAGGAGCTGGAAACCGTCGACACCGATCACATGCGGGCCGCGGAACCCTCGTCGGCGGACGCCGATACGGGACCGAGGGCGGGCGATTGAACTGGCTGCTCGTCTGCCCGATCGTCATTCCGCTGGCCGCGGCCGTGATCGGCTTCGCGGGGCGCGGCAGCGAGAAGGCGCAACGAGCGGTGAGCCTCGCCGGCGCCATCGGCCTGTCCGGGGCAGCCGCCGGCCTGCTGTCGATGGTGTGGCGGAACGGTATCGCGTCCGTGCAGATCGGCCGGTGGCCGGCTCCCTACGGAATCACGCTGGTCGCGGATCACCTGAGCGCGGCGATGGTCGCGGTCACCGCCCTGATCGGGCTGGCGACCGTGATCTACGCGTTCGGGGACACGCGGCCCGGGCCGCTCTCCCGTGCTCTGCACCCCTTGCTGCACGCGCTGCTGGCGGGCGTGTGCGGCGCGTTCCTGGCCGGAGACATCTTCAATCTGTACGTCTGGTTCGAGATCATGCTCATCGCCTCGCTGGCCCTGCTGGTGCTGGGAGGCACGCCGGCGCAACTCGACGGCGCCGTGCGCTACGCCGCCCTGAGCCTGATCGCGACCACACTGCTGCTCAGCGGCATCGGACTGCTGTACGGACTGACGGGAACACTCAACATGGCGGACCTCCATGTGCGGGTGCAGGAAGTCGAAGATCAGGGGTTGCTCACCCTGGTCGCCATGGTGTTCATCATCGCGTTCGGGCTGAAGTCGGCGGTGTTTCCGCTCTTCTTCTGGCTTCCGGCCAGCTACCACACGCCGCAGACCGCGGTTTCGGCCGTATTCTCCGGCCTGCTGACGAAGGTCGGCGTCTACGCGCTGATGCGTTTCTTCACGCTGATCTTCCGGAACGACGTCGGGTACACGCACGAGCTGCTGCTCTGGGTGGCGGGCCTGACCATGGTCACCGGCGTCCTCGGGGCCGCCTCGCAGAACGAGTTGAGGCGCATTCTGTCGTTCCACATCATCAGCCAGATCGGGTACATGATCCTGGGCCTCGCGCTCTTCACGACGCTCGGGTTGCTGGGCGGGATCTTCTACGTGATCCACCACATCATCGTGAAGGCCAACCTCTTCTTCGTTTCGGGGGCCGTCAATCGGCTGGCCGGGTCCACCGATCTGCAGACGCTCGGCGGGCTCTACCGCGACAAGCCGCTGCTGGCGGCGCTGTTCTTCGTACCGGCGTTCTCGCTCGCTGGCTTCCCGCCGCTGTCCGGCTTCTGGGCGAAGCTGCTGCTGATCCAGGCCTCGATCGAGAGCGATGAATTCGTCCTCGCGGGGGTGGCGCTGGTCGTGGGCCTGCTGACGGTCTTCTCGATGACCAAGATCTGGATGAACGCCTTCTGGAAGGCTCGCCCGGACGAGGCCGGGCCGCCGCCCTCGTTCGCGGCGCGGCGGCGCTGGCTACTGCTGGCGCCCATTGCGACGCTGGCGACCATCACGCTGGCGATCGGTCTCTACGCCCGGCCTCTCTACACGCTGGCGGAACGGGCCGCGACCGAGCTGATGGACCCCTCGCTCTACGTCGAAGCCGTGCTCGACCGGGGCGCTGTCGCCGCAAACGCGGCCGGTTACGGAGAGAACGCGGAATGAGGCTCTTCCAGATCAACCTGCTGCTCGCCGGCGGTTGGTGCGCCCTGTTCGGAACCTTCGATCTGGCGACTTTCGCGTGGGGCTTCCTCCTGGCGTTCGCGGCCTTGAGCCTGTCGAGTCCCATGTACGGGAAGACCGCCTACTTCAGGAGGGTCCTGCTGGCGGTCCGCCTGGGGGCGTATTTCCTGTACGAGCTTACGGTTTCGAGCTTTCAGGTCGCCTGGGACGTGATCACGCCTACGCACCGATCCCGCCCGGCCATCGTGGCCGTGCCGCTGGACATCGTAGAGCCGATACAGATCACCGTGCTGGCGAATCTCATCTCGTTGACGCCCGGCTCCCTGAGCCTGGACGTCAGTCCGGACGGGAAGACGCTGTTCGTGCACGAAATGTTCGCCGACGATCCGGACGAGACGCGCAGGCGGATCAAGACGGGCTTCGAGCGCCTGGTCTGGGAGGCCATGCAGTGACCGAACCCGCGGGGCACTTCCGATGATCGTCACCTGGGCGGTCGGCGTCACGACGGTCCTGACCGTGCTGGGGCTGGTCTTCTCGTTCGTACGCCTGATGAAGGGGCCGAGCCTGCCGGACCGCGTCGTATCGGTCGACCTCATCACCGTGCTGGCCGTGGCTGTCGCGGGCCTGCTGGCAATCACGTACGACGAGCCGGACTTTCTCGACATCGCCATCGCGCTGGCGCTCGTGGCCTTTCTGGCGACGGTCGCCTTCGCCTGGTACGCCGAGCGCACGGCCGAGCAGCTCGATCGCGACAGAAGGGCCGACGGGAGGGCGGAAGAACCCGATGGCCGGTGATGTCCCGTGGTCGGATCTGATCGTTGCGGCCTGCCTTCTGGGCGGAGGCTTCTTCCTGTTCGTCGCCGGCCTCGGCATCCTGCGCCTGCCGGACGTGCTCATTCGCATGCACGCCTCCACCAAGGCGGGAACGCTTGGCGTGGGCCTGGTGTTCGGCGGCGCAGCCGTGCACTTCGGAACCGCGGCTGAAACCGCGATCGCCGGACTGACGATCATCTTCCTGCTGGTAACGGCCCCGGTTGCCGCTCACGCGATCGCGCGCGCGGCCTACCGCATGAATGTCCCACTCTCGGACAGGACGCATCTCGATGAGTGGCAAGGAAAATACGGCGGGGGCGCCGGCGCGGAGAAACCCCGCGACCGGCCGTGACGGCCGGCGGGCCGGGAGGAGGGCGGCCGACACCGGTCGAACCGGCCGGCCGCCCTCGGGATGTGACGTGCGGCGGCGCCAGACAGAAGTCGTCGCTGTCGACAACGCCCCGTGGTCGACGGTCGACCCGACCTAGTCGGCGGCTTCGTGACCCGCGCAGGGCGCGTTGCTGGTCTTGTCGATGCTCGTGATGATCCAGCGGCCCTCGACGGTCCCTTCCGTCATCTCGCCTTCTTCTTCCGCACTCGGCATCGGGACAGCGTGCAGATCCGCCTTCTGGATCGTGAAGCACATCGTCCGCTCTTCCTCGACGTCGTCCTTCGTCACGTTCGCGCTCACGGTGAACTGCTTCGTGACGAGCTCGCCGCCGAACTCGATGACCTCTATGGCCTCGGGTGAGTCGCGGACGAAGTCGTAGAGGCTGACGTCGACGATGCGCCGCTCGCTGTTGAGCGCGTTCTGGGCCTCGGAGACCTTGCGCGCCCACTCGCGCTCGTCGGCGACCTGCGTGCTCCAGGAGTCACGAATGCCATTGAAGTGCTCTCGCCGCCCGGCGTTGTTGTTCCTCTCCACCCGCTCACCCGTGCGACCGGTCCAGGCCTGGGCGGCGCGCCTG
It includes:
- the glmU gene encoding UDP-N-acetylglucosamine diphosphorylase/glucosamine-1-phosphate N-acetyltransferase, which encodes MSARHVLVLAAGKGTRMRSSRPKVLHRLAGCPLVEHVLRAADPLAAASTTLVVGHQAEAVERELAVSRGGLRFARQQRQLGTAHAVLQAEPMLAGKHGTLIVLMGDAPLVAAGTAQALAETHERTGAAATVLTATLERPYGYGRIVRRGGQVAEVVEEADATPAQRALREVNSGIYAFDLAPLFAALRAVPEAGPKRERYLPGILRRYREQGLDVETVVAAADEIRGINSRRELAEAGSLMRHRKNEEMMAAGVTIVDPATAYVDVDVDVGPDTVIHPGVILEGRTSIGARCELHAGVRIVNSVVGDDVTVNNHSVIIDAEVASAARVGPFAHIRPGSTVGAEAKVGNFVELKKATLGAGAKAGHLSYVGDAAVGAGANIGAGTITCNFDGAAKHRTTIGEDVFVGSGTQLVAPVTVERGAYVAAGSCITDDVPADALALARARQVNKPEHATVLRNKIGESE
- the rsmI gene encoding 16S rRNA (cytidine(1402)-2'-O)-methyltransferase, encoding MPSALTPGTLHIVSTPIGNLEDVTYRAVRVLREVDLIAAEDTRRAARLLDHYGITTRRISLHEHNESRRTGGLLARLAEGQTMAMVSDAGTPLISDPGRRLARAALDAGFRVEAVPGASAVLAALVASGMVEDAFTFAGFPPARSKDRKQWYAEVASEPRPVVFFEAPHRIRASLADLETVSASRTVAVCREMTKLHESLVVGPIPDVLAGLQNPRGEFTVVLARAPVSGAPVEVPAGADLLREFGLLTESGLSRRASVRSLASKYDVPSRRVYQAIEGARGRH
- a CDS encoding DUF885 domain-containing protein yields the protein MRQSITSHVSEPLSHFVEEYLASVYEMYPTAAAADGVHTHDDLLEDLSRPAVDARVRELGGWARRLDGINPSALTPVEAMERRMLGDRIRGHLFALEEVRGWQRNPLYYADILAESLAGQTLFAYADLAERARRVGSKLRQVPRLLDSARQNVTEAPGLFVKVGIESFEGLLTFVERDLPRAFRDLEDLHLLGVLADTSIEATDALRAHIAHLRDAVAPRSRASFRLGRARFEQKLRLDEGLDLPADQLLEIARRELHAAQDEFARVAAQIDPDPATAWRRTRDRHPAPDALIREAGAQVEALETFLTRKRIVTVPEHVGVQVRPTPDFHRWTAASLWTPGPFETTRLPALYHVTNVDPAWTAERQAEHLRDLSYATLSSIAAHEVFPGHFLHGEHLRAVRSPCRKSGFFAATSFVEGWAHYAEQMVLDEGFERGNPELRLGQLAEALLRLARTVVGIRLHTEDMSVEQGVRFFCEEAYIEESSARQEAERATFDPGAVLYALGKLMLLKLRADVKEAEGESFSLQHFHDRLLGQGCLPFWMHRALMAAGGPAIE
- a CDS encoding DUF4040 domain-containing protein, whose product is MTTPLYVRLAVALPVVLFVWFCTLIPAVSSGEALVWEMAWLPQLGIDLDLVVDGLSLLFALLITGIGAFIFLFAGAYMKGYPQRGRFTLFLVSFMLAMLGLVLADNLVALFVFWELTTITSFLLIGYSHENTTARRSALQGLLVTGAGALAMLAGFVVLGQAVGTFSLREMLADQQHFADHPRYTAVVVLVMLGAFTKSAQFPFHFWLPNAMAAPTPVSAYLHSATMVKAGVFLLARLTPVLGGTALWMETLTAVGAVTAVYSAFVSLGRSDLKQVLAYTTIMALGVCVLFLGSPTDAGQGEPSRGVLAALAFLVAHALYKAALFMVAGTIEKATGTRDLTRLGGLAKAMPVTFAAAVAACVSMAGVPPSIGFIGKELLYTVGFAPDSAAYLSWAVFFAAAPIAIVAIVLAIKPFLGPRPEYRTPAREGVWQLWCGPVVLAAVGLYWGLSPQFPFMELLVPAEAVVTGRSVHAGEVPWHSTSEALVLTLVTLAAAVLGFWKRAAVAAGLARLGRIVPVSGDRAYDAAMNGLAAVASWQTRRLQSGVQRHYLLIVFATLGLSLAVTYWIKNVSFWPVRLGEATFLDWSLAALVAAASVVIIRTRSRLLGICALGVVGMSTALIFLTFGAPDVAMTQLIVETLVTVIVAIVLLKLPDFRNEIWPSRPARLRNGIVAVTVGVSVTLVLLAVTASPPQPDLRDYFERTAVPGGQGRNIVNVILVDFRALDTMGEISVLAIAGAAVFALLLPGHRQRKGVPPPGAEAAAARAQPWHGATMNTMILRETTRRLVPLILVFSVFLLLRGHEHPGGGFVGGLVASIAFSLYAFVFGPQAARGLLRVDPRAVGAAGLAAAIASGFVGSIRDTAPFLTGQWGTLAGLKIGTPVVFDVGVYLVVVGVVLTFVLGIKEQ
- a CDS encoding Na+/H+ antiporter subunit C, with protein sequence MEPIVAVLVGVLMAATVYLMLSRNFVRFIFGLALLSHAANLVIFASGGMTRARPPLIAPGESAPLPGISNAVPQALILTAIVISFSLLTFALVLAFRTYQELETVDTDHMRAAEPSSADADTGPRAGD
- a CDS encoding Na+/H+ antiporter subunit D, with product MNWLLVCPIVIPLAAAVIGFAGRGSEKAQRAVSLAGAIGLSGAAAGLLSMVWRNGIASVQIGRWPAPYGITLVADHLSAAMVAVTALIGLATVIYAFGDTRPGPLSRALHPLLHALLAGVCGAFLAGDIFNLYVWFEIMLIASLALLVLGGTPAQLDGAVRYAALSLIATTLLLSGIGLLYGLTGTLNMADLHVRVQEVEDQGLLTLVAMVFIIAFGLKSAVFPLFFWLPASYHTPQTAVSAVFSGLLTKVGVYALMRFFTLIFRNDVGYTHELLLWVAGLTMVTGVLGAASQNELRRILSFHIISQIGYMILGLALFTTLGLLGGIFYVIHHIIVKANLFFVSGAVNRLAGSTDLQTLGGLYRDKPLLAALFFVPAFSLAGFPPLSGFWAKLLLIQASIESDEFVLAGVALVVGLLTVFSMTKIWMNAFWKARPDEAGPPPSFAARRRWLLLAPIATLATITLAIGLYARPLYTLAERAATELMDPSLYVEAVLDRGAVAANAAGYGENAE
- a CDS encoding sodium:proton antiporter; protein product: MRLFQINLLLAGGWCALFGTFDLATFAWGFLLAFAALSLSSPMYGKTAYFRRVLLAVRLGAYFLYELTVSSFQVAWDVITPTHRSRPAIVAVPLDIVEPIQITVLANLISLTPGSLSLDVSPDGKTLFVHEMFADDPDETRRRIKTGFERLVWEAMQ
- a CDS encoding cation:proton antiporter yields the protein MIVTWAVGVTTVLTVLGLVFSFVRLMKGPSLPDRVVSVDLITVLAVAVAGLLAITYDEPDFLDIAIALALVAFLATVAFAWYAERTAEQLDRDRRADGRAEEPDGR
- a CDS encoding monovalent cation/H(+) antiporter subunit G; this translates as MAGDVPWSDLIVAACLLGGGFFLFVAGLGILRLPDVLIRMHASTKAGTLGVGLVFGGAAVHFGTAAETAIAGLTIIFLLVTAPVAAHAIARAAYRMNVPLSDRTHLDEWQGKYGGGAGAEKPRDRP